In Oryza glaberrima chromosome 8, OglaRS2, whole genome shotgun sequence, the following are encoded in one genomic region:
- the LOC127782146 gene encoding obg-like ATPase 1 yields the protein MPPKASKKDAAPAERPILGRFSSHLKIGIVGLPNVGKSTFFNIVTKLSIPAENFPFCTIDPNEARVYVPDERFDWLCQLYKPKSEVSAYLEINDIAGLVRGAHAGEGLGNAFLSHIRAVDGIFHVLRAFEDKEVTHIDDSVDPVRDLETIGEELRLKDIEFVQNKIDDLEKSMKRSNDKQLKLEHELCEKVKAHLEDGKDVRFGDWKSADIEILNTFQLLTAKPVVYLVNMSEKDYQRKKNKFLPKIHAWVQEHGGETIIPFSCAFERLLADMPPDEAAKYCAENQIASVIPKIIKTGFAAIHLIYFFTAGPDEVKCWQIRRQTKAPQAAGTIHTDFERGFICAEVMKFDDLKELGSESAVKAAGKYRQEGKTYVVQDGDIIFFKFNVSGGGKK from the exons ATGCCGCCCAAGGCGTCCAAGAAGGACGCCGCCCCCGCCGAGCGCCCCATCCTCGGCCGCTTCTCCTCCCACCTCAAGATCGGGATC GTTGGGTTACCAAATGTTGGCAAATCCACTTTCTTTAACATAGTAACAAAGCTGTCTATCCCAGCTGAGAACTTCCCTTTCTGTACCATCGACCCAAATGAGGCACGGGTATATGTTCCAGATGAAAGATTTGATTGGCTTTGTCAACTTTACAAGCCAAAGAGTGAG GTGTCTGCATATCTAGAAATCAATGACATAGCCGGGCTTGTTAGAGGAGCCCATGCTGGGGAGGGTTTGGGCAATGCCTTCCTATCCCATATACGTGCTGTTGATGGAATTTTTCATGTATTGA GAGCATTTGAAGACAAAGAAGTTACTCATATTGATGATTCAGTGGATCCTGTTAGAGATTTGGAAACTATTGGTGAAGAGCTGAGACTCAAG GACATTGAGTTTGTGCAGAACAAAATTGATGACCTTGAGAAATCAATGAAGAGAAGCAATGATAAGCAGCTGAAACTCGAGCATGAATTATGTGAGAAG GTCAAAGCCCATCTTGAAGATGGAAAGGATGTCCGCTTTGGAGATTGGAAAAGTGCTGACATTGAGATCTTGAATACCTTCCAGCTACTTACAGCTAAGCCAGTTGTCTATTTG GTGAACATGAGTGAGAAGGACTACCAGAGGAAAAAGAACAAGTTCCTACCTAAGATACATGCCTG GGTTCAGGAACATGGTGGTGAaactattattccttttagctGTGCTTTTGAAAGGTTGCTAGCGGATATGCCCCCGGATGAAGCTGCTAAATATTGTGCTGAAAACCAGATTGCAAG TGTGATCCCAAAAATTATCAAGACTGGTTTTGCAGCAATCCATCTTATATACTTTTTCACTGCTGGCCCTGACGAG GTAAAGTGTTGGCAGATCAGACGTCAAACTAAAGCACCTCAAGCTGCTGGTACAATTCACACTGATTTTGAGAGAGGCTTCATATGCGCTGAG GTAATGAAGTTCGACGATCTAAAAGAACTGGGTAGTGAATCTGCTGTGAAG GCTGCTGGAAAATACAGGCAGGAAGGGAAGACCTACGTGGTACAGGACGGGGATATCATCTTCTTTAAATTTAACGTGTCTGGAGGTGGAAAGAAGTGA
- the LOC127782145 gene encoding acyl-[acyl-carrier-protein] desaturase 6, chloroplastic isoform X2: MAATATMAMPLANRLRCKPNTNSSSPSRTLFGRRVTMISSSRWGSAVSGSAIMSAAADVAAAVRREEDEEMRSYLSPEKLEVLTQMEPWVEENVLPLLKPVEAAWQPSDLLPDPAVLGGEGFHAACAELRERAAGVPDLLLVCLVANMVTEEALPTYQSSLNRVRAVGDLTGADATAWARWIRGWSAEENRHGDVLNRYMYLSGRFDMAEVERAVHRLIRSGMAVDPPCSPYHAFVYTAFQERATAVAHGNTARLVGARGHGDAALARVCGTVAADEKRHEAAYTRIVSRLLEADPDAGVRAVARMLRRGVAMPTSPISDGRRDDLYACVVSLAEQAGTYTVSDYCSIVEHLVREWRVEELAAGLSGEGRRARDYVCELPQKIRRMKEKAHERAIKAQKKPISIPINWIFDRHVSVMLP; this comes from the exons ATGGCTGCAACAGCAACAATGGCGATGCCTTTAGCTAATAGGCTTCGTTGCAAACCAAACACCAACTCTTCTTCACCATCAAGAACACTATTTGGTAGACGAGTCACCATGATCAGTAGCAGCCGCTg GGGTAGTGCTGTCAGTGGCAGCGCGAtcatgtcggcggcggccgacgtcgccgccgccgtgcggcgggaggaagacgaggagatGAGGAGCTACCTGTCGCCGGAGAAGCTGGAGGTGCTGACGCAGATGGAGCCGTGGGTGGAGGAGAACGTGCTGCCGCTGCTGAagccggtggaggcggcgtggcAGCCGTCGGACCTGCTCCCGGACCcggcggtgctcggcggcgAGGGGTTCCACGCGGCGTGCGCCGAGCTGCgggagcgcgccgccggcgtgccggACCTGCTCCTGGTGTGCCTCGTGGCGAACATGGTGACGGAGGAGGCGCTGCCCACGTACCAGAGCTCGCTGAACCGCGTCCGCGCCGTCGGCGACCtcaccggcgccgacgccaCGGCGTGGGCGCGGTGGATCCGCGGGTGGTCCGCCGAGGAGAACCGCCACGGCGACGTGCTCAACCGGTACATGTACCTCTCCGGCCGCTTCGACATGGCCGAGGTGGAGCGCGCCGTGCACCGCCTCATCCGCTCCGGCATGGCCGTCGACCCGCCGTGCAGCCCGTACCACGCCTTCGTCTACACGGCGTTCCAGGAGCGCGCCACGGCGGTCGCCCACGGCAACACGGCGCGGCTGGTCGGCGCGCGAGGGCacggcgacgccgccctcgcccgcGTCTGcggcaccgtcgccgccgacgagaagcGGCACGAGGCCGCCTACACCCGCATCGTCTCCAGGCTCCTCGAGGCCGACCCGGACGCCGGCGTGCGCGCGGTGGCGCGCATGCTGCGGCGAGGGGTCGCCATGCCGACCTCGCCCATCTccgacggccgccgcgacgacctCTACGCCTGCGTCGTGTCCCTCGCCGAGCAGGCCGGGACGTACACGGTGTCGGACTACTGCTCCATCGTCGAGCACCTGGTGCGGGAGTGGCGCGTGGAGGAGCTCGCGGCGGGGCTCTCCGGCGaagggcggcgcgcgcgggacTACGTGTGCGAGCTGCCGCAGAAGATCCGGAGGATGAAGGAGAAGGCCCATGAGAGGGCGATCAAGGCCCAGAAGAAGCCCATCAGCATCCCGATTAATTGGATATTTGATAGGCACGTCAGTGTCATGCTGCCCTAA
- the LOC127782145 gene encoding acyl-[acyl-carrier-protein] desaturase 6, chloroplastic isoform X1 translates to MAATATMAMPLANRLRCKPNTNSSSPSRTLFGRRVTMISSSRWMCRGSAVSGSAIMSAAADVAAAVRREEDEEMRSYLSPEKLEVLTQMEPWVEENVLPLLKPVEAAWQPSDLLPDPAVLGGEGFHAACAELRERAAGVPDLLLVCLVANMVTEEALPTYQSSLNRVRAVGDLTGADATAWARWIRGWSAEENRHGDVLNRYMYLSGRFDMAEVERAVHRLIRSGMAVDPPCSPYHAFVYTAFQERATAVAHGNTARLVGARGHGDAALARVCGTVAADEKRHEAAYTRIVSRLLEADPDAGVRAVARMLRRGVAMPTSPISDGRRDDLYACVVSLAEQAGTYTVSDYCSIVEHLVREWRVEELAAGLSGEGRRARDYVCELPQKIRRMKEKAHERAIKAQKKPISIPINWIFDRHVSVMLP, encoded by the exons ATGGCTGCAACAGCAACAATGGCGATGCCTTTAGCTAATAGGCTTCGTTGCAAACCAAACACCAACTCTTCTTCACCATCAAGAACACTATTTGGTAGACGAGTCACCATGATCAGTAGCAGCCGCTg GATGTGCAGGGGTAGTGCTGTCAGTGGCAGCGCGAtcatgtcggcggcggccgacgtcgccgccgccgtgcggcgggaggaagacgaggagatGAGGAGCTACCTGTCGCCGGAGAAGCTGGAGGTGCTGACGCAGATGGAGCCGTGGGTGGAGGAGAACGTGCTGCCGCTGCTGAagccggtggaggcggcgtggcAGCCGTCGGACCTGCTCCCGGACCcggcggtgctcggcggcgAGGGGTTCCACGCGGCGTGCGCCGAGCTGCgggagcgcgccgccggcgtgccggACCTGCTCCTGGTGTGCCTCGTGGCGAACATGGTGACGGAGGAGGCGCTGCCCACGTACCAGAGCTCGCTGAACCGCGTCCGCGCCGTCGGCGACCtcaccggcgccgacgccaCGGCGTGGGCGCGGTGGATCCGCGGGTGGTCCGCCGAGGAGAACCGCCACGGCGACGTGCTCAACCGGTACATGTACCTCTCCGGCCGCTTCGACATGGCCGAGGTGGAGCGCGCCGTGCACCGCCTCATCCGCTCCGGCATGGCCGTCGACCCGCCGTGCAGCCCGTACCACGCCTTCGTCTACACGGCGTTCCAGGAGCGCGCCACGGCGGTCGCCCACGGCAACACGGCGCGGCTGGTCGGCGCGCGAGGGCacggcgacgccgccctcgcccgcGTCTGcggcaccgtcgccgccgacgagaagcGGCACGAGGCCGCCTACACCCGCATCGTCTCCAGGCTCCTCGAGGCCGACCCGGACGCCGGCGTGCGCGCGGTGGCGCGCATGCTGCGGCGAGGGGTCGCCATGCCGACCTCGCCCATCTccgacggccgccgcgacgacctCTACGCCTGCGTCGTGTCCCTCGCCGAGCAGGCCGGGACGTACACGGTGTCGGACTACTGCTCCATCGTCGAGCACCTGGTGCGGGAGTGGCGCGTGGAGGAGCTCGCGGCGGGGCTCTCCGGCGaagggcggcgcgcgcgggacTACGTGTGCGAGCTGCCGCAGAAGATCCGGAGGATGAAGGAGAAGGCCCATGAGAGGGCGATCAAGGCCCAGAAGAAGCCCATCAGCATCCCGATTAATTGGATATTTGATAGGCACGTCAGTGTCATGCTGCCCTAA